The proteins below come from a single Fusibacter sp. A1 genomic window:
- a CDS encoding helix-hairpin-helix domain-containing protein — MELVKKVVVEAVTIAMIGLVLLMLNHIKPSTEQPVVGVDPTFEKELAYAAAKAAPEDLIEPTLEKKKSPVDINQADIQELCSINGIGEVLAARIIEYRTNVGPFENIKQLINIKGIGPTKLSNIHKEVMVDLKSIQVFY, encoded by the coding sequence ATGGAGTTGGTTAAGAAAGTTGTTGTAGAAGCGGTCACGATTGCAATGATCGGACTTGTGCTTCTGATGTTGAATCACATAAAGCCTTCAACCGAACAACCGGTTGTGGGGGTTGATCCCACTTTTGAAAAGGAATTGGCTTATGCCGCTGCAAAAGCGGCACCGGAGGACTTAATAGAACCGACCCTTGAAAAAAAGAAAAGTCCTGTGGACATCAATCAGGCGGATATCCAAGAGCTTTGTTCCATAAACGGGATCGGTGAAGTGCTTGCGGCAAGGATTATCGAATACCGTACAAATGTCGGACCGTTCGAAAATATAAAACAATTAATTAATATAAAGGGGATAGGTCCAACGAAGTTGAGCAATATCCACAAAGAGGTCATGGTTGATTTGAAAAGCATTCAGGTTTTCTATTGA
- a CDS encoding D-alanyl-D-alanine carboxypeptidase family protein — translation MKKKIAIIVTFMLLLSAVSYATPPEITAASAILINAETQEVLFELNATTPLPPASTTKVMTALLILENHSLDEIVDVGPNFVDPGEKKIAINHNEIFTVEELLYAVIVESANDASAALAVFHSGSVEAFAEAMNERAKELGAVDSNFVNPHGLDEPGHLSTAKDLAIISAEAMKNATFRLLVSTQRYTINPTNMQPKARDYLFTSNFFIRDTNKTMIYRGQKVKIYDERIDGIKTGYTTKAGNCLISTLSSGGNRYISVVLGAGADNLVYVDSRGLLDYASEDFKRLRVVSEGDVVTNITVPGAENTGLNLISQDSITRTVPVDFDESTIEESFDLYDLPEEPIKTGMEMGSLSLSIGGEVIATTKLLAQNDIETGDLIGSLSEKLSSKPFESPYDYLVFAIKLLIAIAIWRWIIVGRRRRTKKRIREEKLAQIREEIQTQDESSNVYKLSDKRRNRT, via the coding sequence ATGAAAAAAAAGATAGCGATCATAGTAACCTTCATGTTGTTACTATCAGCCGTAAGTTATGCGACACCACCTGAAATCACCGCTGCTTCAGCGATACTGATCAACGCCGAAACCCAAGAGGTGCTGTTCGAGCTAAACGCCACTACACCTTTGCCGCCAGCCAGCACCACCAAGGTGATGACCGCACTTCTCATCCTTGAGAACCATTCATTGGATGAAATCGTAGATGTAGGACCTAACTTCGTCGATCCCGGCGAGAAAAAGATAGCCATCAACCATAACGAAATCTTTACCGTAGAAGAACTTCTTTACGCGGTTATCGTCGAATCCGCCAACGATGCCTCCGCAGCACTCGCAGTCTTCCATTCCGGTTCTGTAGAAGCTTTCGCAGAGGCGATGAACGAACGTGCGAAGGAGCTTGGCGCAGTGGATTCCAACTTCGTGAATCCACATGGTCTTGACGAACCCGGTCACCTTTCCACGGCAAAGGATTTGGCAATCATCTCTGCGGAGGCGATGAAGAACGCGACATTCAGATTACTGGTCTCCACACAGAGATATACCATTAATCCAACCAATATGCAGCCTAAAGCGAGAGACTATCTCTTTACGAGCAATTTTTTCATTCGAGACACCAATAAGACGATGATTTACAGGGGCCAGAAAGTAAAGATCTACGATGAACGTATCGACGGGATCAAGACTGGATATACGACAAAAGCCGGCAACTGCTTGATCTCGACTCTATCAAGCGGTGGAAACCGCTACATCAGCGTCGTTCTCGGAGCAGGCGCGGACAATCTCGTTTACGTGGATTCCAGAGGTCTGCTCGATTATGCCTCTGAAGACTTCAAGCGGCTCAGAGTAGTTTCCGAGGGCGATGTCGTCACGAACATAACCGTTCCCGGTGCCGAGAATACCGGGCTCAATCTGATCAGTCAGGATTCCATCACAAGAACAGTACCCGTCGACTTCGATGAGAGCACCATCGAAGAAAGTTTCGACTTGTATGACCTTCCCGAAGAACCTATAAAGACGGGAATGGAAATGGGTAGCTTATCACTGTCCATCGGCGGCGAAGTCATCGCCACGACAAAACTACTCGCTCAAAACGACATCGAAACAGGCGATCTGATAGGTTCTCTCTCAGAAAAGCTTTCATCCAAGCCTTTTGAATCCCCATATGACTACTTGGTTTTCGCTATCAAATTGCTCATCGCAATCGCAATATGGCGATGGATCATCGTAGGCAGAAGAAGACGCACAAAAAAACGGATCAGAGAAGAGAAGTTAGCTCAGATACGCGAAGAGATCCAAACACAGGATGAATCCAGCAACGTATACAAGCTCAGCGACAAGCGCCGAAATAGAACCTAA